In the Ovis aries strain OAR_USU_Benz2616 breed Rambouillet chromosome 18, ARS-UI_Ramb_v3.0, whole genome shotgun sequence genome, cacggactgtatagtccatgggtctcaaagagtcagacatgactgagcgactttcacttttacagcaTTGAAGAATTGGGATTTCAGGTAAGGACCATCCTACCTTGCATCTCCATAGATAATGGTACAAAACACAAAGAGATCTTTAAAGTGTTCACGGTTTGAAGCCAGACCCAATCCAGCCGTGTGGTTCCGAATAAGACAAGTCTCCTGACAAGGCCAAGGGTGATGCGTGGGAAGAACCATTCTGGAGCTGCTGTGCTGTTACTCAAGTGTCTGAGCCATTGGTTCCAGCTCCACAGATCCTGAGCCTCAGACCTCACAGGGCCCTGAGCCTTTTCCAGGCATCTGACTTGATCTGTTCTTGATCTAGATCTTTCTCAGGTGTCTGTTCCAGAGGATCAAAGTGCAGTCCTCCGACAGTGACCCGCAGGACCATCACATCCTCCTTCTCACCATCCTCCGGCCTGGGCTCTCTGACCATCATGGGCTACTCCCTCCACTTCCCGAAGCTGCTCTCCATCTGCGTGGCCTTCTTCCTGGTGGCCAGAGTGGGCACTTGGACGGTGGACCTAAGTAACTGGCCCATGTTCATCTGGTGCTTCTGCTTCACTGTGACCCTCTGCATTCTCACAGTTGACTTATTTGGGCCCCAGTATCACCTATGCCTCTCCTGGGACAACTTGCTCATCACCTGGGCCTGCTATGTCACCCACTACTGCCTCTCAGCCTCCATCAATAACCCCCTTATCTACCTTCAGTCTTGCCTTAAGGCATCTTCTGGAACCACACCAGGTCTGCCTCGGCATTCTCCCGCATCTGTGGTTTATGCCACCGACGTGGCCTGGACCTATGCTGGACAGGTGTGTTCTCTGGCTCTCTGCTCACTGAGCCAGGATTGCTCAAGAGGCTGGAGCAAGACGCTGGG is a window encoding:
- the LOC132658147 gene encoding myeloid-associated differentiation marker-like, with protein sequence MDLEMKKVAPEMKKSRGSKCSPPTVTRRTITSSFSPSSGLGSLTIMGYSLHFPKLLSICVAFFLVARVGTWTVDLSNWPMFIWCFCFTVTLCILTVDLFGPQYHLCLSWDNLLITWACYVTHYCLSASINNPLIYLQSCLKASSGTTPGLPRHSPASVVYATDVAWTYAGQVCSLALCSLSQDCSRGWSKTLGLAESRRGRRFGMTSQPPVTLKGSWCQGMYEHKHTRPHAEHALRHTPLDRVMQVLGGPFKS